In a genomic window of Punica granatum isolate Tunisia-2019 chromosome 6, ASM765513v2, whole genome shotgun sequence:
- the LOC116210837 gene encoding small ribosomal subunit biogenesis GTPase RsgA 1, mitochondrial-like, whose protein sequence is MPITSFSVLRHRAAASLLQLRHFSGPLCAARHQNPSRISRKHQQQQPSKNLLRAKQLIVKEYSSLAPILSPDDAPSLSESQAIGMVAAAQANFMRVIVQSFPPEATPSGSSGNSAYGSGVGVELLCVVKAVLKKIKRRVLVGDRVVVGSIDWVDRRGWIENVFQRKTEIVDPPVANVDHLLVLFSMEQPKLEPFLLTRFLVEAESTGIPLTLALNKAELADEEALVTWKSRLRSWGYEPIFCSVESKLGLDTLAFSLRDQTTVIVGPSGVGKSSLINALRSDYHPRDVAAEDNWFEPILGSKWFEDQRVGEVSARSGRGKHTTRNVSLLPVAGGGYLADTPGFNQPSLLKVTKQSLAEAFPEFRRVLKASDSANCAFSNCLHVGEPGCVLDGNMFERYPYYFQLLDEIKIREEFQFRTFGTKREGDVRYKVGDMGVQQAEPRLEPKKHRRKSRKTINQSIMDELDELDDDENLLDEESDPVLRALRNETQ, encoded by the exons ATGCCGATCACTTCATTCTCCGTCCTCCGCCACCGTGCCGCCGCCTCTCTGCTCCAGCTCCGCCACTTCTCCGGCCCTCTCTGTGCCGCCAGGCACCAGAATCCTAGCAGAATCTCCAGGAAGcaccagcagcagcagccgAGCAAGAACTTGCTCAGAGCGAAGCAGCTGATCGTCAAGGAGTACTCCTCCCTAGCGCCGATCCTCTCTCCCGACGATGCCCCCTCCCTCTCGGAATCCCAGGCGATCGGCATGGTGGCCGCAGCTCAGGCCAACTTCATGCGCGTGATCGTGCAGTCATTTCCGCCCGAAGCAACTCCTTCTGGAAGCTCCGGGAACAGTGCGTATGGTTCTGGAGTCGGAGTAGAGCTGCTGTGCGTGGTGAAGGCGGTGCTGAAGAAGATTAAGCGGAGGGTTCTGGTTGGGGACAGAGTGGTGGTAGGGAGCATTGATTGGGTAGACCGCAGGGGTTGGATCGAGAATGTGTTTCAGCGGAAGACGGAGATTGTCGACCCTCCCGTGGCCAATGTGGACCACTTGCTCGTGCTTTTCTCGATGGAGCAGCCCAAGCTGGAGCCATTTTTGCTCACCAGGTTCTTAGTGGAGGCCGAATCGACTGGGATACCGCTTACTCTTGCTTTGAATAAAGCAGAGCTGGCAGATGAAGAG GCATTGGTTACATGGAAGTCGAGGTTGCGAAGTTGGGGCTATGAGCCAATCTTCTGCAGTGTGGAATCTAAACTTGGGCTGGACACCCTTGCTTTTAGTCTGAGAGATCAAACAACTGTTATTGTCGGTCCAAGTGGAGTTGGAAAATCGAGTCTGATTAATGCTTTGAGAAGCGATTACCACCCCCGTGATGTAGCAGCTGAGGATAATTGGTTTGAGCCT ATTTTAGGTAGCAAATGGTTTGAAGATCAAAGGGTAGGGGAAGTGTCGGCAAGAAGCGGCAGAGGAAAGCACACTACTCGCAATGTTTCTTTACTACCAGTAGCTGGAGGGGGCTATCTTGCAGACACTCCCGGGTTTAACCAGCCTAGCCTATTAAAAGTTACTAAGCAATCTCTTGCAGAAGCTTTCCCTGAg TTCAGAAGGGTTCTCAAAGCCAGCGACTCAGCTAACTGCGCATTCAGTAACTGCTTGCATGTCGGCGAACCTGGGTGTGTGCTGGATGGGAATATGTTTGAAAGATATCCTTACTACTTCCAGCTACTTGATGAAATCAAAATCAGAGAAGAATTTCAGTTTAGGACATTTGGAACCAAAAGAGAGGGCGATGTCAG GTACAAGGTAGGTGACATGGGCGTCCAACAGGCCGAACCACGGTTGGAGCCGAAGAAGCACAGAAGGAAGTCGCGTAAGACGATCAACCAATCGATAATGGACGAGTTGGACGAGCTGGATGATGACGAAAACTTGCTGGACGAGGAGAGTGATCCCGTACTGCGGGCACTAAGAAACGAAACCCAGTAA